In a genomic window of Wyeomyia smithii strain HCP4-BCI-WySm-NY-G18 chromosome 1, ASM2978416v1, whole genome shotgun sequence:
- the LOC129718333 gene encoding uncharacterized protein LOC129718333: MFKFFLLALVPAMAMAAVEFSACPNGAPTPTTLTVNDCSGSPCQLTAGAPVDALATGIVSPADSATATAHIVVRLGGLDVGFEIPSELENACAVGITGGCPLTAGTAFNYALVDDSLDVPARGVEVEIEVGLTGDGGVALGCLRFNAVIN; encoded by the exons ATGTTCAAGTTCTTCCTGCTAGCTTTGGTGCCAGCCATGGCCATGGCTGCCGTTGAATTCTCCGCTT GCCCCAACGGAGCACCAACCCCCACCACACTGACTGTCAACGATTGTTCCGGTAGCCCGTGCCAACTGACAGCTGGAGCTCCTGTTGATGCGCTGGCTACTGGAATTGTGAGTCCTGCTGACAGTGCAACGGCTACCGCTCACATCGTTGTCCGTTTGGGAGGATTGGATGTTGGATTTGAAATTCCATCAGAGCTAGAAAATGCATGCGCCGTTGGAATTACGGGTGGATGTCCGCTGACCGCCGGAACCGCTTTCAACTATGCACTGGTCGATGATTCCCTGGATGTTCCGGCCCGTGGTGTTGAGGTAGAAATCGAAGTTGGCTTGACTGGTGATGGTGGTGTCGCCCTCGGCTGCTTGCGATTCAATGCTGTGATCAACTAA
- the LOC129718332 gene encoding uncharacterized protein LOC129718332, with protein MFKFFLLALVPAMAMAAVEFSACPNGAPTPTTLTVNDCSGSPCQLTAGAPVDALATGIVSPADSATATAHIVVRLGGLDVGFEIPSELENACAVGITGGCPLTAGTAFNYALVDDSLDVPARGVEVEIEVGLTGDGGVALGCLRFNAVIN; from the exons ATGTTCAAGTTCTTCCTGCTAGCTTTGGTGCCAGCCATGGCCATGGCTGCCGTTGAATTCTCCGCTT GCCCCAACGGAGCACCAACCCCCACCACACTGACAGTCAACGATTGTTCCGGTAGCCCGTGCCAACTGACAGCTGGAGCTCCTGTTGATGCGCTGGCTACTGGAATTGTGAGTCCTGCTGACAGTGCAACGGCTACCGCTCACATCGTTGTCCGTTTGGGAGGATTGGATGTTGGATTTGAAATTCCATCAGAGCTAGAAAATGCATGCGCCGTTGGAATTACGGGTGGATGTCCGCTGACCGCCGGAACCGCTTTCAACTATGCACTGGTCGATGATTCCCTGGATGTTCCGGCCCGTGGTGTTGAGGTAGAAATCGAAGTTGGCTTGACTGGTGATGGTGGTGTCGCCCTCGGCTGCTTGCGATTCAATGCTGTGATCAACTAA
- the LOC129718503 gene encoding NPC intracellular cholesterol transporter 2-like: protein MFKFLLVAALVPALSLAQSLFPRQCPNGASMPAYMEINGCTTSPCTIPVGDPIAAYAKGIVSPVATATLTPSLAIRLLGLEIPFPIPDELQDACAVGTEPGTCPVAAGQEFDYILYYEDEPFPISGVTVEIEVGLKADDGSYITCVAFDVYIQS from the exons ATGTTCAAATTTTTACTCGTAGCAGCACTTGTGCCAGCACTGAGTCTGGCTCAAAGTCTCTTTCCACGACAAT GTCCAAACGGTGCCTCAATGCCGGCATACATGGAGATTAACGGTTGCACCACATCACCTTGTACGATTCCGGTCGGAGATCCGATTGCTGCCTATGCCAAGGGCATTGTGAGTCCGGTGGCCACGGCAACCCTAACGCCCAGCTTGGCGATCCGGTTACTGGGTCTGGAAATACCGTTCCCGATTCCGGATGAACTTCAAGATGCTTGCGCTGTCGGCACGGAACCTGGAACCTGCCCGGTAGCGGCAGGTCAGGAATTTGACTACATCCTGTACTACGAAGATGAACCGTTCCCGATCTCAGGTGTAACGGTCGAAATCGAGGTTGGACTGAAGGCCGATGATGGTAGCTATATTACGTGCGTTGCTTTCGATGTTTACATTCAATCGTAA
- the LOC129718217 gene encoding NPC intracellular cholesterol transporter 2-like, protein MREYLLVAVLLPALVLGQTPIMSCPNGAPVPREVDLNGCTTAPCNIPAGAPIVAHAKGIVSPVATETLTAHISIRLLGLEIPFPIPESLVDACAAGTEPGTCPVSAGQEFDYTLNYEGDPPPVSGVTVQIEVGLAADDGSDVTCVAVDVYISN, encoded by the exons ATGCGTGAATACTTGCTCGTTGCAGTGCTGCTTCCGGCTCTAGTTCTAGGCCAAACTCCTATCATGTCAT GCCCGAACGGAGCCCCAGTGCCAAGAGAGGTTGACCTGAACGGTTGCACTACTGCACCGTGCAATATTCCAGCCGGTGCACCGATAGTGGCCCACGCAAAGGGAATCGTTAGCCCCGTCGCCACAGAAACCTTGACTGCACATATTTCCATACGGTTACTGGGTCTCGAGATTCCATTCCCGATTCCAGAGTCGTTAGTGGACGCGTGCGCTGCCGGTACAGAGCCCGGTACCTGTCCCGTGTCGGCAGGTCAGGAATTCGATTATACACTGAATTATGAAGGTGATCCGCCTCCGGTTTCGGGAGTTACAGTGCAAATCGAGGTTGGACTAGCTGCCGACGATGGTTCGGACGTAACTTGCGTAGCTGTTGATGTGTATATTTCTAATTAG